Within the Enoplosus armatus isolate fEnoArm2 chromosome 9, fEnoArm2.hap1, whole genome shotgun sequence genome, the region AATACTAGTATTAGTAcccaataaataaaaaatgatgcaGCGAAGTTGCTCTGTGGAGGAGTTAACAACATGTGGACAAGGGTCTGGCTCTTCAAGGTCCACTTAACAATAACAAGGTCTGAAGCAATTCCCTCATAGTCACAAGATAGCATGGACATGGTTGGCTGTGTGGTTTAAGTGGGTTATATGTCTCACATGTAATTAGCAACATCTACAAAAGCCAGAAATAGAGCCTTTATGCaataatatgtaaatgtttaagGAGCCATGGGAAAGAATAATTTCTACTTTGTAAAactgatgcattaatgcacATCTCAAGGAGTTGTTCGTCTAATTAGTAAATGATGccaaaagtaaatgtaaaagttcCATAAAGCTGGTGGCAGATCTTAACATTTAAGCTTGGATAGTTAAGCGCCAACTATCTAAATTGGTGGAGCAGACAACTGTGACATCTTAACCATCATAAGTGAGAGAGGTAAACAGGCGAGAGCTGCTATTACCTCAGGATGATGATAAAAAGCTGGTCATCAAGAGACATCTGTCTTCACTGCCAAATAGttaaagatatttttgtttctatgtccgataaaatgtcaaatacatgTTCTGTGTATTGACCTTTCTGTAATTCCATTTGACTAGAGTTGCAGATGTTTTTGTGGACAGTGAGACAGTATACTATGCTAAGAAAACAGTCTCATGGACAGACATAAACAGATCCAAACAAATACTGAGATATGAAAGACACTACTGTGtgaaatttaaatgaataaaagacaaCACAGGTGATCTATCGCTGTGCTAAATAAACTGTTAAGTGTCTTATCATGCAACAATTGCAGATAAGCTAGGTGCAGACCAGTGTGAGCTTCAATGCAAAAATTAAAATGAGTTGTGCGGTGTGTTTTAATCACTGCAATCCTTACCTGGTCCTTCAATGGCTGTATGCAGTTCAGTTATGTCTTCCTCGCTGGGATAAATCTTGATACCCTCAGGCGGGTCTGCTGCTAAAGCTGAAACCTCTTTGTAGACCAAGCGAAGAACATGAGGAGGCAAATTCTCCACATTGGAGttctggagagagacagaagggcCAGTTAGCCAACTCCGGTTGAGCATATGTACAAAAAAAGGCCTACCACAAGGGAATATCAGCCATATTTTAAAAGGGGGTATTTTGACAATGTTGAGAGAAATAGTCAAACAACTTTACTGACACCATTAACTTACTGTCTGAAGGAGAAGAAGTTCACCTTAGTGGACAGAAAATAGTCAAATGCACCTATGTATTGGGTATATATTGATAATGGCCTATAACAGCTTAAATTGCCAATATTTGACCAGCATAATAATGCAACTGCCAAAAATATATACCATTCAAGCAAGTATTATGATTGGCAACCTGTTTTGCACCTGCATTTTGACTATGATTACTATGTccacacacattgtgtttttaagaataaaaattaaacaaacatcaaCTATCACTATCGATCCAACTGGCATAAGACAAACCTGCCATCAACATCCACTGAGAtgctctgtctttccctcttgCTGATATGGGCTTCACACACGGCGTAATTTTCTATGTTTGGTTGCTTTTCATCAGTTGTTGCTCTTCACTAACGTTATGCAGTCATAATAACTTTAATAAGAAACCTTGATCTATTTTGGGTGAGCTACTAAGTTCTTAACGTTACACCACGTAAGTCTCCTCATAGAAGTCAAACAAGTTGTAACTTGATTTGTTTAACGTAAGCTTATCTGGCATCAACACAATCACAAAAGCCAGGTAACATTAACGTTACCATAATGGTAAAGTAAATGAAACGTTCATTAGCGACCATCCAGTCGATAGGTAACTTTAACGTTACGTTAGCGTTTCATTACCGTTAGCAGTACTAGCCTAGCCTCAGTCTGATAACGTTAACGTTCATGTTAAAGCTGTGCGgtgtctttaaaatgtgtgatgCAGTATTTATTATGGCCAGTTTATTTAATAAATTCTACATATATAGATGACGCTTCTTAAACAACACCAGAGCCTCCAGCAAGTAGACACAATCCAAATTAAAAGCTCGACGGCTGGCGACGGCTAAACATCGGATCAAGCTAGCAGCTACTCCCGTTAGCCCTTAGCAAATAGCTCGGTCATCAGACTTACCATCTTCAAACGGAGTTCTACTAAGGCGTTGGATGTCTGGCTGGTGTCGGATATGTGGAGACTTTTCCGTAATGTTTGAAAAAACTATCTTTCATGAAAACTTAGCCGGGTCTCACTGGGTCCggatcttttcttcttttcgtTGACACAGGAACAAAAATACGATCTTCAGTTTAACCTACTACCACAGACCAATGGGCATCTTAGTGACATGATACGTCGGAAAACGTGAGCCAATCATGATACATCATTGTCGTTGCGTCACAGTGAGGCGCCCTATCAGCCACACAGTGTCGAAAATATGACTGATGCTAGTCAGCTATTGGTCCGTTTGAAAAACTCACATCCCCCCGAACAATAGTGAGAAGATGATTCTGTTACATGAAATATACCATAAAAACCTACTTACAGTTGAACCAAATACATGTtcaaaaatgtacatacaggATACTTTCACAACCTAAACTCTGATTATGTTTAGTTTAGTTGACATTACAAGAAGGAGTACATTAAATAACAGACAACTACAAAACATGTCAGGGATATCACAATCACGTCCAAGACTTATTTCCATTGAAGTAGTAGATGTTGGGTAGCAAGATGTAGGAGTCGAAGTGATTGGGGGTAGTACCAATATCACCATGTGGGCCTAACAAACGTCTAGCTATTCAATCACTAACTTTAGAATAACTCAGGGGAGCCtcttttagtgttttgtttttaatgttgctttATGCAGTGGTGGGAgaactttaacttaagtaaaagtagcaatacttcAGAGTAAAACTACTCCATGGGCAAATAAAAGTCTtgcatttatttacttacttaagtagaagtacagaGGTATTAGCAGCagaatttctttaaaaaatcgaaggcaaaagtactcattaggcaGCACCACCATCATCTTCAATAACCAGGCTCAGCACTAGAGGGCGCTTCAACATAGCGTCCACAGTCATGAGACCTGACCGCCTGGTGTATGGGGAACCTTTGTGTGCAGTTTGCTATATCCAAGGACATTAGTCGCctgtaacatttatttcattgtattttatttgaactAGTCAAACAGAATCACATCAAATCATTAAGTGGACGGATTTTCCTGCGCTGCCTTGAATACCGTAAATGGGCGTGACAACcgcacaacaaaaacatcacaacaaaaacaacggATCTGCTTCCGGTTTCTGGATGTAACTGTCAGACTCCAGCATCTTTTTAACGGGGAATCGCTTTATCAGCAGGTCAGTAGCTTCATTTCGCTATTGTTGATTAATAATAGTTCACTTTGCCGTTGTTTTGCAAACTGTCAGCAACCAAGTACAGAGTGTAAACAGTAGGCTGTCACAGTCTAGCCTCCGTTACGGTAAGCTAACGACTTTTAAGTTATCGTTAGCCTGAATGGACTACAAACTGTGCTGCGCCTCTACTCCGATAGCTAACCGGCTAACTgtatgttagctaatgttaactcTGTTAACGGTTCTTCCCCTGTGTACTTGTGTGTCGTAAGGCATTAGTATGAGCGAAGGAGAAGTGTTTCATGAGAAGCAACGATTGGAGCTGTGCGCGATTCACGCACTCAACAACGTGCTCCAGGAGCGGGTGTTCACCAAGGAGACAGCCGATGACATCTGCAAACGGTAGGGTAACGTTTTGATAATGTATCGGTGTCTGCTAACATAGGtgcagagagtgagaaaaaaacaacatatttataCAAATACTCAAAGTATGAATCTGAGAAACAGTAGTTAACAACAGGGGGCCCATTTGTGACCTCAGCACTCCAGACATTACTCCATACTTTGGTTTTGGCTATCAAAACGTTGTGTTTTACCTGTTGTGAAGCAGCTGGTTGTGTCTTCACAGTTACTTTTTGTGATCCCACAGATGTCTGCTTTCTATCCCgaatgataaaaatgtttgcCGAAGGTGATACaaactttaaaatcaaatatttccaCACACTGCACTGGCCACTGACATGGTATGCCATAGCAGGCTAGAAGAGTAGAGAGGAGTGGTTCCGTTTTGGTTTCGCCCCGGGCAAACATTTTATCATTGGTAGACTGGTAGACATCTGCGGGCTCAGTAAAATACCTTTGAACATCTAACCTGCTGCTCCATAACAGGTGAAaaacaagtacattttgattttcTCCAAAGGTTTGCACAGGGAACGCTATGTGACTGAATTATAGAGTAACATAGGGATGTTCAGGTTGTTGTTCACACCCTGACCTGGTTTCAGATATAGCAGTAAATGCTGTTAGATGAAAAACTATTCCACTGACTGAATTTCttgaaacaggaaatgcaaaCTAAAATTTAAAGCACTGTGTTCTATCCCATCGCTTCTGACTTAATTGACTATGAGACAAGATGATTTATCAGCTTATGACCTTGTCTAAAGAATTTACCGCATGAAATCCTGTGACTTCCTTGGCACACAGAAACTTTGTCAAGGttgttgtaaacaaatacagcgGGGGAAATAAGTATTGAACGCgtcaacatttttctcagtaaatatatttctgatggggctattgacatgaaattttcACCAGATGTCGGCAACAACCCAAGTaatccacacatacaaataaatcaaaacatacAAGTCCATAAATTAAGttatgtgtaataaagtggaatgaCACGGGGAATAAATATTGAACACCattgctgaagaaaaagcatgATGAAGCTCGATTAAAGTTTGCTGCACAACATTTGGACAAGCCTATGAAATACTGGGAGAATATAGTCTGGTCAGATGAGAGCAATATTGAACTCTTTGGATAGCACACACcatgtttggaggagaaatggCACTGCACGCCACCCTAAGAACACCATACCAACAGTGAAGTTTGGAGGTGGGAACATCATggtgtggggctgtttttcagCATATGGTACTGGCAGACTTCATATAATTGAAGGAAGGATGAATGGAGAAATGTACTTAGACATTCTTGGTAAGAGTCTGCTGCCATCTTCCAGGATGCTGAAGATGAAACGAGGGTGGACATTTCAGCAAGACCatgatcccaaacacacagCCAAGGAAACTCTCAATTggtttcagagaaagaaaataaagctgctagaatggcccagtcaatCACCCGACTTGAATCCAATTGAAAATCTATGGAAAGAACTGAAGATCAGAATTCATAGAAGAGGCCCCTGGAACCTTCAAGATTTGAAGACAGTTTGTgtggaagaatgggcaaaaatcaCACCTGAGCAATGCATGCGACTAGTGTCTTCATACAGGAGGCGTCTTGAAGCTGTCATTACCAACAAAGACTTTTCTACTAAGTATTAAATAAATTTCAGCAAGCGTGTTCAATACTTTTTCCCCGTGtcattccactttattacacaACTTAATTTATGGACTTATTTGTTTAGATTAATTTGTATGTGTGGATTACTTGGGTTGTTACCGACATCTGGTgaaaatttcatgtcaatagccccatcagaaatatattcactgagaaaaatgttgatgcTTTCAATACTTATTTCCCCCTCTGTAACTGTTATTCAAATAAAGGGAAGCTATGAAAGCAAATGTAGCCGTATCCCAGTTCATTCACCACAGATGTTGGGCTTGACATTTAAGCCCAGAGTggagacatacacacagaaaagtgAACAAATGAAACCTCAGAATTCATTGATTCCCAACACTCCTGGCAAGAAGAGGCCTTCCCACCAATAGCCACATTTAAAATGGAGTTGTACCAAGTATGTGGTGGACTTCCATTTAAAATGCTCTATCgctctgctgctccctctctgcaggCTGGCTCCACAGTGTGTGGTGAACCCTCATCGCTCCGTGTTAGGCACGGGAAACTATGACGTCAACGTCATCATGGCAGCACTACAGAGCAGGGAGCTGGCTGCAGTGTGGTGGGACAAACGCAGGTGAGTGAGACACACTTGAGCCCTGAGAGCTGAGAAACTTTAAGCTTTACTGCACTAACATGTCCTACTGAAATCTGAAAGGCATCATTATGTGTTTAAGGCACATCCCATCCCAAAACACATATTACTTTTCATTTCCGGGCTTGTTCAGTTGGTAGTGCTATTACCATGGGAAACTGGTGGAAGATAAATAAGTTTGTTTGGAGTTTGGAGATTAAAAAGCTATTCAGAATATCACTAAGCACCAGCTCCTTGTGTCAGGCAATCAAAGAACAAATGCATCTTTTTAGACTCACAGACAGACGCAGAGATATCCATTTCTGCACAAGTAGCAGACCTTGATACTAGATCATCATGCAATCCAACCCCAAGGCATGTTGCACTGAAGGCGTGGTTCTCACTTTTTACCTACGGTCTTAATCATCTCCAGCTACATGCAAAAATTAGGATTTTATTTCGGGAAATTTAGGAGGTCAGTAAGTGCAGCAGAAGTAGGTGAGATAGGTAAACAGTCTATTGGAACATTTCACCATGAAATATCTCCTGAAACGTGCTGAACATAACTTATAAATAACTAAGAATATATCTAACATCTACATCTCAATATCTCTCATACAGGACAGTTCAGAGCCTCTGCATGTCAAAGGTCCAGGGTTTTATTCTCAATGTCCCATCACGGGTATCTCTGGGGATCGTGTCCCTCCCACTCCGACGGCGGCACTGGCTCGCGGTTCGTCAAGTTAACGGACAGTACTACAACCTCGACTCCAAACTGAAGAGCCCTGTCTGTATTGGGGGGGAAGCAGAACTATGGTAAGAATGTGCATTtccatcgtgtgtgtgtgtgtgtgtgtgtgtgtgtgtgtgcgtgtgtgtgtgtgtgcgtgtgtgtgtgtgtgcgtgtgtgtgtgtgtgcgtgtgtctgctCCGAGTTAGATCAAAACTTGGCTTTTGTGTGCTGCTTGAACTCTGTCTCAGCGAGTGAGTCATGCCACATGAGCGGTCACATGGGCCTTacctcactgtttgtttgtgttagaaGGCTGCACTCTAGTAATCTGCCCTCTGTCCGTGTCCACAGTTATTCTAAGCCTTTCTCCACTGTCAtccttgtttctctttcagcacattTCTCAGTGAACAGCTTTCTCAGGATGTGGCAGAGATGCTCCTGGTTGTCCGgcgggaggtggaggaggacgcTTCATGGCTGAACCCTGACAACCCCAAGAAGTGATGCCTTGGGACAGGACATACCTTTTAGatagcatgaaaaaaaaactctgggAAAatgacagacttttttttttttttaaacaaacacctCATTACAGAAAACTCTTCAGGGAATGcactaaaatacatttaataccttcacacagaggaaattccaaagagaagcagagatgGACGTTTACTCCTGAAATGAAGAACTGTTTTGATTGTAACAGCTGTTGTTCTGATATGACCAATGTATCTGCGTTGTCCTGCTTGTGGTACCTTTGTTGTTGGTAACACTAGGAAGGTGCATCTAAGTTAACAAAGTTTCAGGCTAGTTTGATGATACTAGAGTTGTGACATATGACTGAACTTGTACTGTTTTGTTGTAGGACCATTGCCATGCTTGTGCATGAAAAACCATCTGAATGAGCATAACTGGACTACTTTGATTACTAAAACATCTCCAAGATGAAAATGGTTCAACTGAATTTGCCACGTAAGATATCATTGTCCCAGACTTTTACGATCGAGTCGCCAAAAGTAGGTTGGTATGTACTGTGCGTACAGGATGGTTGCGTCAAAACTGATCAGTCATCAAGCAGCACCTTAGTGCACCATCTCTTCCCTTGACCTTTGTTGTAAACCTTCTATGCACTGCAGATTTGTTAGCAccgtttgtctttgtgtgtccatACAGGCACAGGAACTGTGAAAGATGTCACTTGGTGATGCTTTGGAAGGACTACCAGTGTCTTTGcatgttttcttccatttaCTACAgaattttggacatttttcaaaGCGTGCCACaggtttttagatttttaaatgtgGTTTTGTTATCCTCCAGGCatcctttgttttcctttcgTTTCACTTTAGTATAAAAAGACTTAGAGATTTGAAATATGGTTGAGATCTAAAATCCATCACAATAAACACAAGGAatccccttttgtttttgtcaaaggTATGTTATGGATGTGTGGTCATGCAGCTGAATCCACACAGTAATGAAGCtttgacaaaagaaaagcagacattACTTTGATTATGATGGATTACCCATCTCAGCCAGGTTTCAAGTCTCTGGAGGTTGAATTTCACGCAGCTCTGTCATGAATAAAAGGCAGTGGCTGTGTGGATGTTAGGAAGATCACTTTATTTATAATCTAAGTGGAATATAAAAGTTGCAAAAACACTGGTTCTGTGACTGTATGTAGCctttatgtttgtattttgtccCTCCTATTGATCTATGCATATCCAAACGAATAGGAGC harbors:
- the josd2 gene encoding josephin-2 encodes the protein MSEGEVFHEKQRLELCAIHALNNVLQERVFTKETADDICKRLAPQCVVNPHRSVLGTGNYDVNVIMAALQSRELAAVWWDKRRTVQSLCMSKVQGFILNVPSRVSLGIVSLPLRRRHWLAVRQVNGQYYNLDSKLKSPVCIGGEAELCTFLSEQLSQDVAEMLLVVRREVEEDASWLNPDNPKK